From the Streptococcus sp. 29887 genome, one window contains:
- a CDS encoding BMC domain-containing protein: MAKRALGLIEVKGYLGAVVAADLAVKAANVSIINIEKIKSGLNTVHITGDVGAVKAAVAAAVAELENKSFYRGSHVIASMDEQTEKLIRAEKKLKKEEPLPVEERAIAVEQAVPLAQSKEEVAVSANLVASPEPSERTELVNEEATETTEVAEMPTSIEEEAVETPFVPKFSQTELEKLKVVKLRSIAYREKDIQLSKKEIKFANKRQLVQALMELSRKE; encoded by the coding sequence ATGGCTAAAAGAGCACTAGGACTAATTGAAGTAAAAGGGTATCTAGGTGCTGTTGTAGCTGCCGACCTAGCTGTAAAAGCAGCCAATGTCTCCATTATCAATATTGAGAAAATCAAATCTGGTTTGAATACCGTACATATTACAGGAGATGTTGGCGCTGTAAAAGCAGCAGTAGCTGCTGCAGTCGCAGAACTCGAAAATAAATCTTTTTATCGTGGTAGCCATGTCATTGCTAGCATGGATGAGCAGACTGAAAAATTGATTAGGGCTGAGAAGAAACTCAAAAAAGAAGAGCCTCTTCCAGTCGAAGAGCGAGCTATTGCCGTAGAGCAAGCTGTGCCTCTCGCACAATCGAAGGAAGAGGTTGCTGTTTCTGCAAATCTTGTAGCTAGCCCTGAGCCATCAGAAAGGACAGAGCTAGTTAATGAAGAAGCTACTGAAACAACGGAAGTAGCGGAAATGCCTACAAGCATAGAAGAGGAAGCGGTCGAAACACCTTTTGTTCCTAAGTTTTCACAAACAGAGCTGGAAAAATTAAAAGTTGTCAAACTCAGAAGCATTGCCTACCGTGAAAAAGATATTCAATTAAGCAAAAAAGAAATAAAATTTGCTAACAAGCGTCAGCTT
- the eutL gene encoding ethanolamine utilization microcompartment protein EutL, whose amino-acid sequence MINERLGASVLSALLISNVDASLAASLELKPHHRSLGIITSDCDDVTYVALDEATKSADVEVVYARSMYAGAGNASTKLAGEVIGILAGPTPEEVRSGLDVAIYEIENGASFYSANDDNTIPYFAHCVSRAGSYLSQGANADEGTAIAYLIAPPAEAMVGLDAALKASDVTIGAFYGPPSETNFAGGLLVGSQSACRAACDAFARTVISIASNPKNY is encoded by the coding sequence GTGATAAACGAACGTTTGGGAGCATCTGTTCTTAGTGCTCTACTTATTTCCAATGTTGATGCCAGTCTGGCTGCTTCTTTGGAGTTAAAACCTCATCATCGAAGTTTGGGAATTATTACTTCAGATTGTGATGATGTAACCTATGTTGCACTGGATGAAGCAACCAAGTCTGCAGATGTTGAAGTGGTTTACGCTAGAAGTATGTACGCGGGTGCTGGGAATGCATCAACTAAATTGGCTGGTGAAGTCATTGGTATCTTAGCAGGTCCAACTCCCGAAGAAGTTCGGAGTGGCTTGGATGTTGCCATTTATGAAATTGAAAATGGCGCAAGCTTCTATAGTGCTAATGATGACAATACTATCCCATATTTTGCCCATTGTGTTTCCCGTGCAGGTTCTTATCTTTCCCAAGGTGCAAATGCAGATGAAGGAACCGCCATTGCCTACTTGATTGCACCGCCAGCCGAAGCCATGGTTGGTCTAGATGCGGCTCTAAAAGCTTCCGATGTAACCATTGGTGCCTTCTATGGTCCACCAAGTGAAACAAACTTTGCTGGAGGTCTTCTCGTAGGTTCGCAATCAGCTTGTAGAGCTGCCTGTGATGCCTTTGCTAGAACAGTCATCTCTATTGCAAGCAACCCGAAGAATTATTAA
- the eutC gene encoding ethanolamine ammonia-lyase subunit EutC → MNELELKEMIRSILNEITETPVVPEKMDTPSSSHQPKQEDSQIEDGIIPDITEVDIQKQFLIPNAINEEAYRKIKQFTPARLGLWRAGNRYKTQTILRFRADHAAAQDAVFSYVSEDFVKEMGFIPVHTKASSKDEYLTRPDLGRIFPEDQQEIIKNSCKKNAKVQIVVGDGLSSSAIEANVRDFLPALKQGLKMFGLEFDEVLFIKHSRVGAMDHIAELTGAEVVCILIGERPGLVTAESMSAYLAYRPTMGMPESRRTVVSNIHKGGTPAVEAGAYVAEIIKKILDNKKSGVDLK, encoded by the coding sequence GTGAATGAACTAGAATTAAAAGAAATGATTCGTTCCATTTTGAATGAAATAACTGAAACGCCAGTTGTACCAGAAAAAATGGACACGCCTTCCTCTTCACATCAACCGAAGCAAGAAGATAGCCAAATTGAAGATGGAATCATTCCTGATATTACCGAGGTGGATATTCAGAAACAATTCCTTATTCCAAACGCGATCAATGAAGAGGCTTATCGCAAGATTAAACAATTTACGCCAGCTCGTTTAGGTTTGTGGAGAGCAGGAAATCGCTATAAAACACAAACAATTCTGCGCTTTAGAGCAGACCATGCTGCAGCTCAAGATGCAGTATTCTCCTATGTATCAGAAGATTTTGTCAAAGAGATGGGCTTTATTCCTGTCCATACCAAGGCTTCTTCTAAGGACGAATACCTAACTCGACCTGATTTGGGAAGAATTTTCCCAGAAGATCAGCAGGAAATTATCAAAAACAGCTGTAAGAAGAATGCCAAAGTTCAAATTGTTGTCGGTGATGGATTGAGCTCGTCAGCCATTGAAGCAAACGTAAGAGATTTCCTTCCAGCTTTGAAGCAAGGTTTGAAAATGTTTGGTCTAGAATTCGACGAAGTACTCTTTATCAAACACTCTCGTGTTGGAGCTATGGATCACATTGCAGAATTGACAGGTGCAGAAGTTGTTTGTATCTTGATTGGCGAACGTCCAGGATTGGTAACAGCAGAATCTATGAGTGCCTACTTGGCCTATAGACCAACGATGGGGATGCCCGAATCACGTCGGACTGTTGTATCCAATATTCACAAAGGTGGAACTCCTGCGGTAGAGGCAGGGGCATATGTTGCGGAAATCATTAAAAAGATTTTGGACAATAAAAAATCAGGTGTTGATTTGAAATAA
- a CDS encoding ethanolamine ammonia-lyase subunit EutB produces the protein MILKTKLFGRVYEFHSVKEVLAKANEFKSGDHLAGVAAESAEERVAAKVVLAQLKLSDLFNNPVVPYEEDEVTRIIIDDVNLRTYEKIKNWTVEELREWILDNKTTNIDIQWLSRGLTSEMVAAVAKLMTNLDLIVAAQKIVITKTANTTIGVPGTFSSRLQPNHTTDDPDGIMASTMEGFAYGCGDALLGLNPVDDSVESTKRILHKFNDFIEEYKIPTQHCVLAHVTTQIEAMNQGAPTGLVFQSIAGSEKGNTAFGFDAKIIQEARDTALKVGTAAGPNVMYFETGQGSELSSDAHHGADQVTMEARCYGFAKRFDPFLVNTVVGFIGPEYLYDSKQVIRAGLEDHFMGKLTGISMGCDICYTNHMKADQNDAENLLVLLGAAGVNYIMAIPHGDDIMLNYQTTGYHETATMRDLLGKRPIKEFEIWMENMGLMKDGHLTEIGGDGSVFMKSKI, from the coding sequence ATGATATTAAAAACGAAGTTATTTGGTCGAGTCTATGAATTTCATTCTGTTAAAGAAGTCTTGGCCAAGGCTAATGAATTCAAATCAGGAGATCATTTGGCTGGCGTTGCTGCAGAGTCTGCAGAAGAACGTGTAGCAGCTAAGGTTGTTTTGGCTCAGCTCAAACTTTCTGATTTGTTTAATAACCCAGTTGTTCCTTATGAAGAGGATGAAGTAACGCGCATTATCATTGACGATGTTAATCTTCGGACCTATGAAAAAATCAAAAACTGGACGGTTGAAGAACTGCGTGAGTGGATTCTTGATAATAAAACAACAAATATTGATATTCAATGGTTGTCACGTGGTTTAACTTCAGAAATGGTTGCTGCAGTAGCTAAGCTCATGACCAACTTAGACTTGATTGTAGCAGCGCAAAAGATTGTCATTACTAAGACTGCAAATACTACCATTGGTGTTCCAGGTACCTTCTCATCTCGCTTGCAGCCTAACCACACGACGGATGATCCTGATGGAATCATGGCTTCAACCATGGAAGGCTTTGCTTATGGATGTGGAGATGCCTTGCTTGGTTTGAACCCAGTTGATGATTCAGTAGAAAGTACCAAACGGATTTTGCATAAGTTCAATGACTTTATTGAAGAATATAAAATTCCAACTCAGCATTGCGTGCTGGCCCATGTAACGACACAGATTGAGGCCATGAATCAGGGAGCTCCGACAGGATTGGTCTTCCAGTCTATTGCTGGATCTGAGAAAGGAAATACAGCATTTGGTTTTGATGCTAAAATCATCCAAGAGGCTCGTGACACAGCCTTGAAAGTAGGTACAGCAGCAGGTCCAAACGTTATGTACTTTGAAACAGGTCAGGGATCAGAATTGTCCTCAGATGCCCATCATGGAGCTGACCAAGTAACTATGGAAGCACGTTGTTATGGTTTTGCAAAACGTTTCGATCCATTCCTTGTTAATACTGTAGTTGGTTTCATTGGTCCAGAGTACCTCTACGATTCCAAACAAGTTATCCGTGCAGGTTTGGAAGACCACTTCATGGGTAAATTGACAGGTATTTCAATGGGATGTGATATCTGTTACACCAACCACATGAAAGCTGATCAAAACGATGCTGAAAACCTACTTGTTCTCCTCGGTGCTGCAGGTGTCAACTATATCATGGCTATTCCACATGGTGATGACATCATGTTGAACTACCAAACAACTGGCTATCATGAAACCGCTACCATGCGTGACTTGTTAGGCAAGCGTCCAATCAAAGAATTTGAAATTTGGATGGAAAATATGGGCTTGATGAAAGATGGTCATCTGACTGAAATTGGTGGTGATGGCTCTGTCTTTATGAAGTCAAAAATATAG
- the eutA gene encoding ethanolamine ammonia-lyase reactivating factor EutA, producing MSDKILSVGIDIGTATTQLVLSELTVENIASVFTIPRVYITDKKVLYRSEIIFTPIFENLLIDVESIKEFVRLEYQKAGISKDMIQMGAVIITGETARKDNASQVLEALSGYAGDFVVATAGPDLESIISGKGAGSYQYSQEHHTSVANIDIGGGTSNISVYREGDLIDTACFDIGGRLVKIEPNSHKITYIAPKLQEIISQEKLQLAVGAQLNGPDLKRLIDILASVLEQSLGLDTNSPYYELLQTNHGLKLDYPVKCVSFSGGVADAIFQADPSVSDFHYGDIGILLGKALAQSKIFSDKQVIESVETIRATVVGAGSHTTEVSGSTITYISKILPIKNIPVLKLSSQDEMGSKQMLAEAIKEKSRWFMLENEVQELALALDGIKSPSFVRVQEYAQAILEGMKDSIDRGIPLLVVVKEDMAKVLGQSLFALLPKDYPFVCIDSVDVQNGDYIDIGNPLIEGSVLPVVVKTLVFS from the coding sequence ATGTCCGATAAGATTTTAAGTGTTGGCATTGATATTGGTACTGCTACTACCCAACTGGTGTTATCTGAATTGACTGTGGAGAATATTGCCTCCGTTTTCACTATTCCACGTGTCTATATAACAGATAAGAAGGTTCTATATAGGAGTGAAATTATCTTTACTCCCATCTTTGAAAATCTTTTGATAGATGTTGAGTCTATAAAAGAATTTGTCCGCTTGGAATACCAAAAAGCAGGTATTTCTAAAGATATGATTCAGATGGGGGCTGTCATCATAACGGGTGAAACAGCTAGAAAGGATAATGCTAGTCAAGTCTTAGAGGCTTTGAGTGGCTATGCTGGTGATTTTGTTGTTGCTACTGCCGGTCCAGACTTAGAGAGTATTATCTCTGGAAAGGGAGCTGGTAGCTATCAGTACTCTCAGGAACATCACACTTCTGTAGCAAATATTGATATTGGTGGTGGAACATCCAATATCTCTGTTTACCGAGAGGGTGATTTGATTGATACAGCGTGCTTTGATATTGGTGGCAGGCTTGTAAAAATTGAACCTAATAGTCACAAAATTACCTATATTGCTCCAAAACTTCAAGAAATTATTAGCCAAGAAAAATTACAATTGGCAGTAGGGGCTCAACTTAATGGTCCAGATTTAAAACGCTTAATAGATATTTTGGCATCTGTACTGGAGCAAAGTTTGGGTCTAGATACAAATAGTCCATACTATGAGTTACTTCAGACTAATCATGGTTTGAAACTAGATTATCCTGTCAAGTGTGTTTCGTTCTCGGGAGGAGTAGCTGATGCTATTTTCCAAGCAGATCCTTCTGTTAGTGATTTTCACTATGGTGATATAGGGATACTACTTGGAAAAGCGCTAGCACAATCGAAAATATTTTCAGACAAGCAGGTAATTGAGTCAGTTGAAACCATTAGGGCTACAGTAGTTGGTGCTGGTAGTCATACGACAGAGGTAAGTGGGAGCACGATTACCTACATTTCGAAAATTTTGCCAATCAAGAATATCCCAGTTTTAAAATTATCTAGTCAAGATGAGATGGGGTCAAAGCAAATGCTGGCAGAGGCCATTAAGGAAAAAAGCCGATGGTTCATGCTTGAAAATGAAGTTCAGGAATTAGCGCTGGCCTTAGATGGTATCAAAAGCCCAAGTTTTGTCAGGGTACAAGAATATGCTCAGGCTATTCTGGAAGGGATGAAAGATAGTATTGACCGAGGAATTCCTTTGTTGGTTGTTGTCAAGGAAGACATGGCAAAGGTACTTGGTCAAAGCTTGTTTGCATTGTTGCCTAAAGATTATCCCTTTGTTTGTATCGATTCAGTTGATGTGCAAAATGGAGATTACATTGATATTGGCAATCCGCTAATCGAAGGGTCGGTTTTACCAGTCGTTGTAAAAACCCTTGTATTTAGTTAA
- a CDS encoding ANTAR domain-containing response regulator, with product MKGRILIADNDPMVRRDVRQILEKADFEVVAEASDGFEAIELSQKYRSDLVVMSIQLPLLDGLTACKKILDDNLAYSVLLLTTQSDEQYIEKAKRYGVSGYLVKPLDAKSLIPMVEVCIARGRQFQHLTSEMAKLTKKINDRIIIEKAKGLLMSRDHLSESAAFKHIRTISMQKRVPMVEIAKLLVMHDEF from the coding sequence ATGAAAGGTAGAATACTAATAGCAGACAATGATCCAATGGTTAGACGTGATGTCAGACAAATATTGGAAAAGGCTGATTTTGAAGTTGTTGCAGAGGCTAGCGACGGTTTCGAGGCAATTGAATTAAGTCAAAAATACCGTTCGGATTTAGTTGTGATGTCTATCCAGCTACCTCTATTAGATGGTTTGACAGCCTGTAAAAAAATATTGGATGATAATCTGGCCTATAGTGTTCTCTTGTTAACTACCCAAAGTGATGAACAGTATATCGAGAAAGCCAAAAGATATGGTGTTAGTGGTTACTTAGTAAAACCTCTTGATGCTAAATCATTGATTCCTATGGTGGAAGTATGTATTGCAAGAGGTAGACAATTTCAGCACTTGACCAGTGAAATGGCTAAATTGACGAAGAAAATCAATGACCGTATCATCATTGAAAAAGCAAAAGGCTTATTGATGTCCCGTGATCATCTATCAGAATCAGCAGCCTTTAAGCATATTCGAACCATCAGTATGCAAAAGCGAGTTCCCATGGTGGAAATTGCTAAATTGTTGGTTATGCATGATGAGTTTTAA
- the eutS gene encoding ethanolamine utilization microcompartment protein EutS, which produces MEEKQRMIQEYVPGKQITLAHLIANPDEVIYEKLGLLVDKKGAIGILTITPSEASIIAVDLATKAADVQIGFVDRFSGSVVMTGDVSSVEAALVAVLQGLEEILHFSSTVVTRT; this is translated from the coding sequence CTGGAAGAAAAACAGAGAATGATACAAGAGTATGTTCCAGGGAAGCAGATAACCTTGGCCCATCTCATTGCGAATCCTGATGAAGTCATCTATGAAAAACTAGGATTGCTAGTCGATAAAAAAGGAGCCATTGGCATACTGACAATTACTCCGAGCGAAGCTTCTATCATTGCAGTGGATCTTGCGACCAAAGCAGCGGATGTACAGATAGGTTTTGTCGATCGATTTAGTGGCTCTGTTGTTATGACAGGAGATGTTTCTTCTGTGGAGGCAGCCCTAGTAGCTGTGTTACAAGGCTTGGAGGAGATTCTTCATTTTTCAAGTACAGTTGTAACACGGACATAA
- a CDS encoding 1-propanol dehydrogenase PduQ — MYKIFYKTELCIGEGALEQLRSYKNEHILVVADPFLKQTGQLDSVLSYLDSSNQCHVFDDIVPDPPIETIIAGIQSVGGQQISIILAIGGGSALDAAKAIYYFGKKMAVFTDVTLIAIPTTSGTGSEVTEFAVITDRQKEIKYPLVSREILPDVAILDSCLVSSLPGNITADTGMDVLTHAIEAYVSTKATDFSDALAEKAIKLVFEYLPKAYKNGNDSVAREKMHVASTLAGMAFNTASLGINHGLAHATGAKFHIPHGRVNSILMPYVIQYNANISARGLGDGDRATAIRYQEIAKLIGCSATSPVLGVRQLIDAVKKLQRKLDLPMTLREYGVSVSDFNQYKEEIAAAAVVDKCTATNPRQPSTEEALVVLENAF, encoded by the coding sequence ATGTACAAGATTTTCTATAAAACAGAATTGTGCATAGGTGAGGGTGCTCTAGAACAGCTAAGAAGTTATAAGAATGAGCACATCTTGGTTGTTGCAGATCCCTTCCTAAAACAAACTGGTCAGTTGGACAGTGTATTAAGTTATCTGGATTCAAGCAATCAGTGTCATGTTTTTGATGATATTGTACCAGATCCACCGATTGAAACCATAATTGCTGGTATTCAGTCCGTGGGTGGTCAACAAATCAGTATCATCCTTGCGATTGGCGGTGGTTCAGCTCTTGATGCAGCCAAGGCAATTTACTACTTTGGTAAAAAAATGGCTGTGTTTACAGATGTGACTTTAATTGCTATCCCAACAACCAGCGGTACTGGTTCGGAAGTGACGGAATTTGCCGTCATTACTGACAGGCAAAAAGAAATCAAGTATCCTTTGGTTTCAAGAGAAATACTACCCGATGTAGCCATTTTAGATTCCTGTTTAGTATCATCTCTACCAGGAAACATTACAGCAGATACGGGGATGGATGTCCTGACCCATGCTATTGAAGCCTATGTTTCGACCAAGGCAACAGATTTTTCAGATGCTCTAGCAGAAAAAGCCATTAAATTAGTTTTCGAATACCTACCTAAAGCCTACAAAAACGGAAACGATTCAGTGGCTCGTGAAAAAATGCATGTTGCGTCAACTCTGGCAGGCATGGCCTTCAATACAGCATCCTTGGGGATCAACCATGGCTTAGCCCATGCTACAGGAGCAAAATTCCATATCCCTCATGGACGAGTAAACAGTATTCTAATGCCATATGTCATCCAGTATAATGCCAATATCAGTGCTCGTGGCCTAGGTGACGGTGATAGAGCAACAGCTATCCGATACCAAGAAATTGCAAAACTGATTGGTTGCAGTGCTACAAGTCCTGTTTTGGGTGTTCGACAGCTGATTGACGCTGTGAAAAAATTGCAACGAAAACTGGATTTGCCGATGACCTTACGGGAGTATGGTGTGTCTGTTAGTGATTTTAATCAGTACAAGGAAGAAATTGCAGCAGCAGCGGTAGTAGACAAGTGTACGGCGACAAATCCACGACAACCGAGCACGGAAGAAGCTTTGGTAGTTTTGGAAAATGCTTTCTAG
- a CDS encoding flavin reductase family protein, whose amino-acid sequence MKKTFETRKLYFGFPVFFLGYKDDIHGYNITTSSSAYSLGSMMVIGMRTKGNAVTEISKHGHFTVNIPREELIEEVELAGFNSRKDKFSLTGLTYTVGETVDAPLVNECPISIECEVVELVECGKLTNIIGKVTRRVVEEDLLDEHGDFKGSEFSPISYIGDGSGRHYRYYNEKSLRMGTLIKKRREAEGKSD is encoded by the coding sequence GTGAAAAAAACATTTGAGACACGTAAGCTATATTTTGGCTTTCCGGTATTCTTTTTGGGTTACAAAGATGATATTCATGGATACAATATAACAACCTCAAGTTCTGCTTATTCTTTGGGCAGTATGATGGTGATTGGCATGAGGACAAAGGGAAATGCAGTGACTGAAATCAGCAAACATGGTCACTTTACTGTCAATATTCCAAGAGAAGAGCTGATTGAGGAAGTGGAACTTGCTGGTTTTAATAGCCGTAAAGATAAATTTTCCTTAACTGGTTTGACTTACACAGTTGGTGAAACAGTCGATGCTCCTTTGGTAAATGAATGCCCAATTTCTATTGAGTGCGAAGTTGTTGAACTGGTAGAATGTGGTAAGTTGACCAACATTATCGGAAAAGTAACGCGCAGAGTAGTAGAAGAAGACTTGCTTGATGAACATGGTGATTTTAAGGGCAGTGAATTTTCACCTATCAGCTATATCGGTGATGGTTCAGGTCGACACTATCGTTACTATAATGAAAAATCCTTACGAATGGGAACTCTGATCAAAAAACGAAGAGAAGCGGAAGGGAAGTCGGATTAG
- a CDS encoding NADH-dependent flavin oxidoreductase, with protein sequence MIKTIHDSVQLTDQLYTRNRVVLAPMTLSVCQPGGYVSQDDIDFYSRRAGQVGMVITGSAYVHTQGQAFRDSFSVAEDDKIEGLARLAQAIKDQGALAVLQIYHGGRMVPPVLIEGKPVAPSAIIGSHGNVVEPRSLKHLEVDEILQAFLDATRRAIKAGFDGVELHGANTYLIQQFLSPHSNRRQDKWGGSLNNRMRFAKTLVKQVKKLVKEEADRPFLVGYRFSPEEIEDPGIELWDSLQLIEQLIAMGVDYLHLSLSHVFRPSLRNPDAPEPIIHSVIKKINGRVPLIAVGGIQTCQDVEEILAEDIPLFSVGKAMLLDPDWPIKVSQGREYDIITRYRDELQEELKLPTAFVNSLRDYLEGK encoded by the coding sequence ATGATAAAAACAATTCATGATTCTGTACAGCTGACGGATCAGCTGTACACTAGAAATCGAGTGGTGTTGGCTCCCATGACTCTGAGTGTTTGTCAACCGGGAGGCTATGTATCGCAAGATGATATTGACTTTTATTCTCGTCGTGCTGGCCAAGTGGGCATGGTCATTACTGGCAGTGCCTATGTGCATACGCAAGGGCAGGCATTCAGAGATAGTTTCAGCGTAGCAGAAGATGACAAAATAGAAGGTCTGGCTCGCCTGGCTCAAGCCATCAAGGACCAAGGGGCTTTAGCAGTCTTACAAATCTATCATGGAGGCCGCATGGTTCCCCCAGTTTTGATTGAAGGAAAACCAGTAGCTCCTAGTGCTATTATTGGCTCTCATGGTAATGTGGTAGAACCTCGTTCGCTTAAGCATTTGGAAGTAGATGAGATATTACAGGCTTTTCTTGATGCAACTCGAAGGGCCATAAAAGCAGGTTTTGATGGAGTGGAGTTACATGGGGCCAATACTTACTTAATCCAGCAATTCCTTTCTCCCCATTCCAATCGACGACAGGATAAGTGGGGAGGCAGTCTGAATAACCGTATGCGGTTTGCCAAGACCTTGGTTAAGCAGGTGAAAAAACTAGTCAAGGAAGAAGCAGATAGACCATTTTTGGTTGGATACCGTTTTTCCCCAGAAGAGATTGAAGACCCAGGGATTGAATTATGGGATAGTTTACAGCTGATAGAGCAGCTGATTGCAATGGGGGTAGACTATCTTCATCTCTCATTAAGTCATGTTTTCCGACCTTCCCTACGAAATCCTGATGCACCAGAACCGATCATTCACTCCGTCATAAAAAAAATCAATGGACGAGTGCCCCTGATTGCAGTTGGTGGGATTCAGACCTGTCAAGATGTGGAAGAGATTCTAGCAGAAGACATCCCACTCTTCTCTGTTGGTAAGGCCATGTTACTAGATCCCGACTGGCCAATCAAGGTTTCTCAAGGACGGGAGTATGACATCATTACCCGCTATCGAGATGAACTGCAAGAAGAGTTGAAACTCCCGACAGCATTTGTCAATTCCTTGCGGGATTATTTAGAGGGAAAATAG
- a CDS encoding histidine phosphatase family protein — protein sequence MKIYLMRHGETDLNKKRCFYGSLDVSINQRGKEQALVLENQMRDIPIDRVYVSSLRRSQETAQLVFPIHHPIPLKNMDEKGFGLWEGLTADQIQEQFPLEWEAWLAAPFTYRPPEAEAFRDFQDRVWTETDRLVKVHPGQSLALVAHLGVLRLIYQRLVDPSALFWDIDFPQGTMTVVEKEGTDVTAYLLGKEVVDDKNNS from the coding sequence ATGAAAATCTACCTCATGCGTCACGGTGAAACCGATTTGAATAAAAAACGATGTTTTTATGGAAGCTTGGATGTTTCCATCAATCAAAGAGGAAAAGAACAGGCTCTAGTCTTGGAAAATCAGATGCGAGATATTCCTATTGACAGGGTCTATGTCAGCTCTTTAAGACGTAGCCAGGAAACAGCCCAGCTTGTCTTTCCTATACATCATCCAATCCCCTTAAAGAACATGGATGAAAAAGGTTTTGGACTGTGGGAAGGCCTGACTGCCGATCAGATTCAGGAACAATTTCCGCTGGAATGGGAGGCCTGGTTAGCAGCACCATTTACCTACAGACCACCGGAAGCGGAAGCCTTTAGAGACTTTCAAGACCGGGTTTGGACTGAAACGGACAGATTGGTCAAAGTACATCCAGGTCAATCACTGGCCCTTGTTGCTCACTTGGGTGTTTTAAGGTTGATTTATCAACGTTTGGTAGATCCATCGGCCCTATTTTGGGATATTGATTTCCCCCAAGGAACTATGACAGTGGTAGAAAAAGAAGGAACAGATGTTACTGCATATCTTTTAGGAAAAGAGGTTGTAGATGATAAAAACAATTCATGA
- the cobS gene encoding adenosylcobinamide-GDP ribazoletransferase, with amino-acid sequence MIDALIIYTQFFSRIPINKEVDIAHIQKGVPYLTLFGLLLGSITGLFYFLAQLVLPGIVAWCLSFLFDVLLTGGFHLDGLADTADGLFSSRKKERMLEIMKDSRIGSNGVLALILYYALMLVAYPYLPEPTWFIVAALAMIGKVGLALQLYHMRYARAEGGTGNFFSGTTSGQIFLSQLLPLASLVYVFSYKGLLAYGLVLLGSQVYRRFVYQKIDGHTGDTLGAFVEVAQLLFIIGLII; translated from the coding sequence ATGATAGATGCACTGATTATTTACACACAATTTTTTAGTCGGATTCCCATCAACAAGGAAGTGGACATTGCCCATATCCAGAAAGGAGTTCCCTACCTGACCCTATTTGGTCTCTTGCTAGGGAGTATTACAGGACTGTTTTATTTTCTAGCTCAGCTAGTTTTACCAGGGATAGTCGCGTGGTGCCTCAGTTTTCTCTTTGATGTCTTACTGACAGGTGGGTTTCACTTAGATGGCTTGGCAGATACTGCAGATGGACTTTTTTCCTCACGAAAAAAGGAGAGAATGCTGGAAATCATGAAGGATAGTCGTATCGGTAGCAATGGTGTCCTGGCCTTGATTCTTTACTATGCTCTGATGCTGGTGGCCTATCCTTATCTTCCTGAGCCGACCTGGTTTATAGTGGCAGCCTTGGCGATGATTGGGAAGGTTGGACTAGCTCTGCAACTTTACCACATGCGCTATGCACGGGCTGAAGGTGGTACGGGCAATTTTTTCTCAGGCACGACAAGTGGTCAAATTTTCCTCTCTCAGCTCTTGCCACTAGCCAGCTTGGTTTATGTCTTTAGTTATAAAGGTTTGCTTGCCTACGGCCTTGTCTTGCTCGGTTCACAGGTCTATCGGCGGTTTGTCTACCAAAAAATTGACGGCCATACAGGTGACACCTTAGGAGCCTTTGTCGAAGTGGCTCAACTCCTATTTATTATTGGGTTAATCATATGA